CTGGCGTCTGTCCTTGATTTGAAAAATCGAGGACGACGACGAAGGACGAGAATGACGACGATTAGGCTATTGGAGTGGCTGGCGAGGGTTTCGATCTGGTGGGTGTGGACTGGTGGCTAGAGTGCCGCAGGACAGGATGCCATCGTGGAGTGTCACATTGACCGGATTGAGATGGGAAGGCGGCTTCGGAGGATTTACGATTTTAGAAGGACGATTTACGAATCGGGATTGAAAGGCTGCAGGCTTTCCCAAGGTGCTTGGGCTTTTCAATCAGATTGGATGCATCGTTATTCAAAGGAGCTCAGGAAACGAAGCAAGATGCTGCTGTAACCCGCACTCAGGATGAGTGCGCTACGCTGAAGGGCTTGGTTCGCTTAACGTTAAAGGCGCTTAGTTGAAAGGGTTATTGAGCTGAGCTGGACGTTGTCGTTTCGGGTTCAAAAACTCGTTGACGGTGGGGGGACCGCCGTTACCATGCCCGTTCGGTTTTTTTGACTGATCAGAAACTGTAATTGGAACCTAAATTAAGATTATGGCTGTAAAAGTTGCTATCAATGGCTTCGGACGGATTGGCCGCTTGGTCTTCCGCGCGATGGTGGAACAGGGTCTCGTGGGCAAGGACGTGCAGGTCGTCGCCGTGGGCGATATCGTTCCCGCCGATAACTTGGCCTATCTCTTGAAGTATGATTCCACCCAGGGCCGCTTCAACGGCACGGTGGGTTCCAAGAAGTCTTCTGCTGACAAGGCGGAGGACGATGTGCTGATCGTGAACGGCCAAGACATCCTCGTCGTCAGCGCGAAGAGCCCGGCGGAGCTGCCTTGGAAGGCGCTCGGCGTGGACGTGGTGATCGAATCCACGGGTCTCTTCACGGAAGCGGAAAAGGCCAAGGGCCACATCGCCGCGGGTGCGAAAAAGGTCATCATCTCCGCTCCGGCCAAGGGTGAAGACATCACGGTGGTCATGGGTGTGAACCATGAGAAGTATGATGCCGCGAAGCATCACATCATCTCGAACGCGAGCTGCACGACGAACTGCTTGGCGCCGCTGGTGCACGTTTTGTTGAAGGAAGGTTTCGGCATCGAAGAAGGTCTGATGACCACGGTGCACGCTTACACGGCCACGCAGAAGACGGTGGACGGCCCGAGCAAGAAGGACTGGAAGGGTGGCCGTACGGCAGCTCAGAAC
The genomic region above belongs to Verrucomicrobiia bacterium and contains:
- the gap gene encoding type I glyceraldehyde-3-phosphate dehydrogenase; the protein is MAVKVAINGFGRIGRLVFRAMVEQGLVGKDVQVVAVGDIVPADNLAYLLKYDSTQGRFNGTVGSKKSSADKAEDDVLIVNGQDILVVSAKSPAELPWKALGVDVVIESTGLFTEAEKAKGHIAAGAKKVIISAPAKGEDITVVMGVNHEKYDAAKHHIISNASCTTNCLAPLVHVLLKEGFGIEEGLMTTVHAYTATQKTVDGPSKKDWKGGRTAAQNVIPSTTGAARAVALVCPEVKGKLTGVAFRVPVPTVSVVDMTFKTVKETSYAEICAAMKKASETYLKGVLDYTSDEVVSSDFIHHTASSIFDAGSGVELNSRFFKLVSWYDNEWGYSNRVGDLLKYMIAKGL